GTGGATGAGCCCGAAGTAGTATGTGGGCTAGATATAGGTGAAGGTGACATTCTTCCATTTAGGTGTGGTGGTGACCTTGAGTGCAATAGAGGGCTTCCAATGGGTGAGACGGGGCATGATATGTTCCTGGGAATATGGATCTCACTGCAGTTCAGGCAAATAAGATCAAAATCTCATTATCAAAATGTTGTCGTATGCATCATCACAGATGTTGTCGTACACATCACCGGAGAGAAACATAGAGATAGATGGATATATACATAAATgtatgtgtgtgcgtgtgtgagagagagagagagagagacctggtATGGTTATTAGTTTTTGAAACTCTAGATGAATGAATTGCAAGCCTATCTGAATCCAAGTTGGAGAAATTCCTTCCTTGCCCAATACCCTGACAATGATCAATAAAACACAACAGATGAAAATAAGAGGCAAGAAGAGAGGACCCGTGCAAATAACAGCTGCTTCATCAAAGTCCAATAAAGGATTCATAAATGtttttatacttgatgaaacACAAGGAAAGAATTTCAATCCCTCAACGGATAGAGACACTAAAACACAGATTTCAACATCTGTATTCTCTCTACATATTGGGACTGGGTTGGGTTGTAATGTGAACTCATGAGTTCTTAGCACACATTTAGGAAATAACAGATATAGAACCTGATAGCATGCACTATGCTCAAACATAAATGAAAAAATGATCACAAAACTACCAACACCGTAAGACACCAATTTTACATTTGTGGTAAAAATGGAATTCATACCAGTGCTTTCACtccatttgtaatcccagaggATGGATCAGAAGGCTCAGTGCTCAACATAGATCTTTCCAAAGGCGCAGCATATTTCACAAAAGGATGCTCCAAAAGCTGGGCAGCTGTAGGACGATGTAGTGGATTTCTCTGTAAGCATTGCCTTATGAAATCCTTTCCATCATCCAAGAGGCTATCTGGCATTGCTGGAAGTTCTTTGCTATTCCCAATCTTAAACATGGCAGCAACCTTTTaaccacaaaaagaaaaatattacacAATGTAAAGAATACTTGAACAGCCGCAATGATCTCAATCTCAAATTCAAATTCTTATAACCCCCAGCCCTACatccaataaataaataaatgtacaAAAGTATTTGTTTGTAGATAATAGATATATATTCTTACCCCTTCATACTGGCTCCAAGGTGGTTTTGTCGTAGCCATTTCCAAAACAGTGCACCCAAGACTCCATATATCCACAGCAAGGTTGGCACCGCTTGAGTTCTTTATAACCTGGGCAAGCAACCAAAATGAAGACCTAAGTAAACCCATCAAGAAGCATGTCATTGAcgagaaaaatagaaaaagtagAAGCAATCTAACCTCAGGTGCCATCCAGTAAGGGCTTCCCTTAAATGATAACGGACATGACTGCCCGGTGATCTGAAAAGCACACAAGATAGTGGGTTATGGTTTGCAATATCATGTCAAACTCCTTTAATCATATCGAGATTAAGTATGCCTGCGCCTACATGCTTGGCCATCCCAAAGTCTGCCAACTTGACACGTCCATTTGGGTCTACAAGTATATTTGCTCCTTTAATATCCCTGAACATGAAAGATGCTTAATGTTTAGTAATTACATCACGATCAGTATATTACAACGGTTGAATTTATGCTTCAAATTACTTGATCAAGAATAGATAATGAATTTCACCTGTGAACAGTGTTTTTAGCATGTAAATATGCCAGCCCCGACAAGATTTGCTTAGTATAACTACGAATTGCTAGTTCGCCAAATTGCCCATAGTCTTGGAGAAGTTTATATATGGAGCCACCAGATACATactccaaatatatatatagtcgGTCACCAACCTGTTATAGGAATGAATATCAGCATAAATTACTGTGGTTGCTTGAATCTTCAAATAAAAGTTAATTTTGCAGAAAATGTGGCTCTATGGGGTCCAATCTAGAGTGCGATGCTTAGCTTCTCCATAGACCAGTGAACTAACAACTTCTCAATGTGTAGAGATTAAGCTTCACTCATAAGTGATAACTAAGAAATGTAATATTGACAAAAAAGACAAATGAAAGATCGATATTTAAATGTGTactaaaaataatatatcatgGACAAAAGACTTACTGATTCAGACCCATAATATTGCACAATATTTGGGTGCCGTAAACGGCTCAATAAAGCAATTTCCTGTCAAAACGTTGCAACATAAGagtcaaataaaataaatgaaggAAAGCATATAACTTTTGTCCAAGGAAGGAACTTGAAACCTAAAACAAAATACCTGGTTTAATTGCTTAGCGCTTTCCTTTGACTTTGCATCATCAGAAAATAATGTGACCTCCTTCATCGCACACATTTCACCATTTTCACTGAACAAAGTTGGTAATAAAAAATCAGATGGGCATAAATTTCACATACAAGCAACCTATgagaaaaactaatttattgaGATAAaatggatattttttttttctacactTGGCCAAATCATCAAGCAAATATCATTCAGAACGTTCCATTAGCATTAGCTCCCTGAATTTTATATCCTTTAGAGTATTAACGGCTAAGTACTTAGATAAATGATTGCTTAgttgtgtgagagagagagagagagaagagagagaaaagaaatgtaTTTGGGTATCTAGTATCTACCTATTAAAACCAACATAAACATGTCCAAAAGTCCCTCTACCCAGCAGCTTTCCCTTTTTCCAGCGTGAACCAGGGCTTGGTGGGTTCTCTGCCCTTCCCGGACTTCGTGGCACAGAAGGAGATGTTGCTGCTGAATTTGAATGAGAAAAAGGGGAAGCAATTGTAATTGTCGGGGGAAGAGGTAAACGGTGACTTTGTTGTTTCCCATCATCAGCCCAGCTTGTCTGTGTCTCATTGGGAGTCCCTCCTGCTCTAGGGTGAATAGGCGTAACAGCACCACTCTGAATTCTTGAGCCTGGCCCTGGGCTTGTCATTCTGGGACTAGGTACCGGAGAATACTCAGGGCTACCCCTGCTTTGTTGCCAAAACAGCGGTCCAGACATATCCCCTCCCATTGAATTATGCCCAGAATTGTGACCCGAACCTGGACTGGAGCAGTGGCCAGATCCAAGTAGAGTGACATCTGTATAAGTTTTTGCAGCCCAGAAAGCAGAGTTCACGACTTGCTCAGTGCCAAATGCTCTCACTGGGCTTCTAGAAGGACTTGACAATGAGCTGTCGGGAGCACTCCACAAAGCTCCATTATAAGGAACCTGTAGGTTTGGCACATGGCTGCCTAAAAGTCTCCATTTAGGCAATGTAGGGGAAACGTGATTACTGAAAGAAATGTTAGCTGATTTTTTTGGCTCTCTTGAGAGTACTGGAGCAACAGTGGATGACTGATCCTTGAGCATCACACTTCAtaaaaattgcagaaaaaatGTCAGGGATGAGCAAGCTAAAAGAATTACAAATAAATCATGCGCAATCATGCATATTAAAAAAACATGCATACTAGTAGCATAGTGGCATGTGCAATAAATGAAAGCTCACCTGCAAGGGCTGCCAGCAGCCGTTCTAGGACCATTGTCATAGTCAGTTGCCTGAGGGCTACGATGGCATGATGAGTCAGCTGGATCGTCACTATCAACAGAGCTCTCACTAGAGACTGAATCAGTGACCATGTCTCCATCTACGTCTGTATGATTTGACCTACTACCGATGCACGCAGGTCTCGGGAGAGGTAGAAACGATAATGGCTTAGAGCCTTTTTCTGATCTCGGTTTTGTTGATATACTAATTCCAGAATTTGTACGAGCAACATGAGCAGGATGTAGACCAGGAAGTGGAAGTGGCTGAGCATTAGTCCTTTCAGCAAAACTTTGACATCTGGCAACATTTTTTGAGGGTGAAGGAGATCTTGATTCTATAGGGGATTGACATCCTTTTTCCGAAATTGTGTCATTGCAATTTCTTCGAGATCCTCCTGATCTATTATTCACTCTACTTTCTGAAGAAAACTTAAATTTCCGATGTAAAGAGTCAATGAAACTTTCCTTTCCTGCCTTCTTCTTTGCTTCTTTGGACGACGACTTCCCCCACCATGAAGGCATATTTCTCATACACGGTTTTCAAAATCCAAGGGAAAGTGCTTTAAAGGTAGTTCATTTTCTAGCATTAGAAGTCAATTGTATAACACCATTACATGGGTTACCAATCCGTTACACAAGTTCACAATTAATTCAGCAAATTATCAAAATCTGCAGGGATAAAGGCTGCATGTCAGTAACTCTATTTAAAGGATCTCTATGTTAGTTAATAGACCAAAAGCTATGCTACAAAAACAACCAAAATTAAGTAAAGTCCACTAGCACCTAAATCTTGCGGTCTAAAATTTGGTAGATCACAGGAGTATGACTATATCAAATACTCGTGCTGTACTCCCAAACCCGGCTTCAAACGACACTTAGTGAACTCAACAAAtatggatcattgaaatttacAGTGCAATATAATATCCATACACTAAGTTAAATTAGCTCACACCCACTTCTTTCCAATCCCCAAGCCTTAATCTTTGTTTGGTTCCTGAGAAAAGCAGCAAATTGCAAACGAAACCCATAATTTCAAATCCAAACCTTGATAAGTTGGGTCATGTAAAACAACACAAAGACTCTGATTTCAACGAACACAACGGACGTATTGCCTCCAATTTTCAATACCCAGAACCAAAAATAACGGTAACAACAACGTTCAAATTTtccctttcattttctttcccCAATGTTCTCGGGAACCAAACAAAAAGTTTCGATCCCAAATTGCTCACTGCCACAAGCTCGCAACACAGATCTACTTGCAAACTTAAACACTCATACAGAATCCACAGACAATTAAATTAACTCAAAAAATCAGTAATTTACTAAACTTGGATAACAGACAAAACAATACTCACTGTAAATTTTCAGGAGCTGCAAAATCCGAGCTGAACCCACTTGGAATCTGGCACGAATCTCGACGATAATTTGATGGGCTTCTTCTGATTGCACAGTGAAATAGCTCGGAAGAACAAAATCCCTGGAAATGAAGGACGTAAAGGGGATTGGATTATGAGGAATTTGATTTGATGTAGCTCCCTTGTTTCAATTGAAAGGAAGAAGAGATTCGTggcttttagagagagagagagagagagagagagagagagaaagagtattCTATTCTGAGCTCAAAAGACATTAATAAGTTGTCTGGAGCTGCTgagttttcatttttatattttacttttaaaatacaaACTGGTGATGAAAGTAACTCTTTCTCTCGATATCTTACTATCAATTTACGAAATTTATGTTTATGATCAGACTTATTcgtattataaattattatatacagatttttcatgtaaaaatttagaaaaatatgagactattttttgtataaaacaAATGATCGGAACCaataaaaatattatgaatATCTACCTATTTTGCTATAACTAACTGATAAAAAAAcattacttttaattaatttttagtgTATTGTTAGCTATAATACATGTACTTTTGACCGAATCTTATTTTACCCCCTATATTTTATGAGTGTAACTAAAGACCATTGTAATTGTCAAAGGCATAATTTCCTACATCcactaattattttaataaaaaaaatgtggcAATGGTGATTATTAGGGCACATTTACGTAAAGGTAATAGGCATCAAGAAAAAgaattgaattccgattacggaATACTTCAGTGTTTACCGAGAATCAAAATTTAGTGGGTCCCACACAAATTTTGGAATCCTATTCCCAAATGTGGAGGAATTGGACTCCTAATAATTGGATTGTATTTGGATTCCGGATGATTGAGGGGATGCGGAATCCATTTTTCATACCCATTGTGCCCTCGCATAAAAGTTGAAATTCCAAAGAAACCCAAGCTCTTGTCCCTAATGTTATCCCTCTCGTTCTCCCTCACCACCGTCGCACATCCCTTGCCTTTCCCGGGACACAGACCTAGCCACCATCATCTTCCACAACAATTAAACCACAAAAGTATATCAAATCACAGACCAAGAAGAACCTTGCTGCAATTTTAGTAGGTAATCAAGGCTGGGATATGGAAGGAGAGAGCATGAAAGGTTCTTCGCAAAGGTGGGGTTGATCTGTAGTAGAGAAAAAAGGGGAAATTTTAGAATGGGGTGGGCGGCAGTAGGTAGGCAACAGAGAAAGATGGGATAAATTTTAGAAAGGGAGAGGGTCGGGAGAAAGATGGGGAAGAGAGggtcacacacaaaaaa
This region of Malus domestica chromosome 07, GDT2T_hap1 genomic DNA includes:
- the LOC103439781 gene encoding mitogen-activated protein kinase kinase kinase YODA-like, giving the protein MRNMPSWWGKSSSKEAKKKAGKESFIDSLHRKFKFSSESRVNNRSGGSRRNCNDTISEKGCQSPIESRSPSPSKNVARCQSFAERTNAQPLPLPGLHPAHVARTNSGISISTKPRSEKGSKPLSFLPLPRPACIGSRSNHTDVDGDMVTDSVSSESSVDSDDPADSSCHRSPQATDYDNGPRTAAGSPCSVMLKDQSSTVAPVLSREPKKSANISFSNHVSPTLPKWRLLGSHVPNLQVPYNGALWSAPDSSLSSPSRSPVRAFGTEQVVNSAFWAAKTYTDVTLLGSGHCSSPGSGHNSGHNSMGGDMSGPLFWQQSRGSPEYSPVPSPRMTSPGPGSRIQSGAVTPIHPRAGGTPNETQTSWADDGKQQSHRLPLPPTITIASPFSHSNSAATSPSVPRSPGRAENPPSPGSRWKKGKLLGRGTFGHVYVGFNSENGEMCAMKEVTLFSDDAKSKESAKQLNQEIALLSRLRHPNIVQYYGSESVGDRLYIYLEYVSGGSIYKLLQDYGQFGELAIRSYTKQILSGLAYLHAKNTVHRDIKGANILVDPNGRVKLADFGMAKHITGQSCPLSFKGSPYWMAPEVIKNSSGANLAVDIWSLGCTVLEMATTKPPWSQYEGVAAMFKIGNSKELPAMPDSLLDDGKDFIRQCLQRNPLHRPTAAQLLEHPFVKYAAPLERSMLSTEPSDPSSGITNGVKALGIGQGRNFSNLDSDRLAIHSSRVSKTNNHTSEIHIPRNISCPVSPIGSPLLHSRSPPHLNGRMSPSPISSPHTTSGSSTPLTGGSGAIPFIHMNQSINLQEGFGGISKPSNGLYVNGPSSYHDSCPDMFRGKQPGSHIFSELIPCENDVLGKQFVRHAHAEQYDGQSVLADRVSRQLLKDHVKMNLKLDLSPNSPLPNRTNGV